From the Kitasatospora atroaurantiaca genome, the window ACAGACCTGGCTCGACGCACCGGAGTTGACCGCCATCCGGCGCGACTTCGGCCCGGCCGACCTGGCACCTCGGGCCCGTGCCGCGCGCATCGAGCGGACCGTGCTGGTCCAGGTGCTGCCGGACGTGGCCGAGACCCGGGAGTTCCTCGCCCTGGCCGCCGTCGATCCGTTGATCGCCGGAGTGGTCGGCTGGGCGGACCTCACCTCGCCGGGGATGGCCGACACCCTCGCCGAGCTGCGCGAGGGCCCGGGCGGTGACCTGCTCGTCGGGGTGCGGCACCTGGTGCAGGGCGAAGCGGACCCGGACTGGCTCGCCCGCCCCGACGTGCGGCGCGGCCTGCGCACGGTCGGCGAGGCCGCCCTGTGCTACGACCTGCTCACCCTGCCCCACCAGCTCCCCTCCGCCATCGAGGCGGTACGAGCCCTGCCGGAACAGCCGTTCGTCCTCGACCACCTCTCCAAGCCGCCGATCGCCCGCGGCGAGCTGGAACCCTGGGCCGGCCGACTGCGCGAGCTGGCCCGCGAACCCAACGTGTTCTGCAAGCTCTCCGGCCTGGTCACGGAGGCCGACCCGGACGCCTGGACGGTCGCCGACCTGCGTCCGTACGCCGAGACCGCCCTCGACGCCTTCGGGCCCGATCGCATCATGTTCGGCTCCGACTGGCCGGTCTGCCTGCTGGCCGCCACCTACGAGCAAGTGGTGAATGCTGCGGAGGAGTTGACCGCCCACCTCGCGCCGCACGAACGCGAGCAGGTCTTCGGCGGAACGGCCGCCAGGTGCTACGGCATCGCGTAGCTCGACCTGTGCCGGCCACGACCTGCTGACGCTCTCCGGGTTCGGCCGTCCGGGAGTTGACTGCCACGCGCCGGCCTACGGTCTCTCATCCATCGGATGAATGTGGCGAACGTTTCCTGGCAATAGCGCCAATCCGGCGCGAATCTCCGGACGTTCTCAGTAATTCATCGGATCTAACCTCTTGTCGGCGAGGTTTCAGGCTCGTAAGGTCCTCGTTACCGCATGCCACGTCGATGGCGTCGGCGGTGTACTGAGCCAAGGAGATCAGCACGATGAGACTTCGCTCCTCCGGCATCGCGGCGACGGCCGGAGCCGCTGTCCTGCTCGCCGGAATCACCGGCTGCACCAGCAGCGCGACGGGACAGCAAGAGCCTTCCGGTCAACGGAAGATCGGCATCGACCTGCCCCGCGACGACTCGGACTTCTGGAAGGCGTACGAGCGCTACCTGCGGGCCGATATCACCGAGCAGTCGGTCCGCACCCTGCCGATCACCAACTCACAGGGTGGCGCCGAGCAGCTACGGGCCAACCTCGAGGGCTTCCAGCGGGCCCATGCAAAAGCGGTGGTGATGGCGCCGCAGGCGACGCAGAACATCGAGGGCCTCGACGCTCTCCTTCTCCGGGGTGTCAGCGTGATCAGCGTCGACACGGAACCGGAGCACGGGTCCGTCTACATGGTGGTCCGGGCGAACAACGTGGAGTACGGCGTCAAGGCCTGCCGGTTCCTGGGCAAGCAGCTCAAGGGCAAGGGCAAGGTCGCGGAGCTCCAGGGGGCGCTGAGCTCCATCAACGCCTACGACCGGAGCCGGGGATTCGCCACCTGCATGAAGAACGAGTTTCCCGGCATCCAGGTGATCGAGCTGGCCACCGACTGGGAGGGCGACATCGCCTCCGCCAAGCTCCGGACCACGCTGGCCGCCAACCCGGATCTGGGCGGCATCTACCTGCAGGCGGGCGGTGTCTTCCTGCAGCCGACCCTGGCCCTGCTCCAGCAGAAAGGTCTGCTCAGGCCGGCCGGCCAGCCGGGCCACATCGCGATCGTCTCCAACGACGGCATCCCGCAGGAACTGGACGCGATCCGCCGGGGCGACATCGACGCGACGGTCTCCCAGCCCGCTGACCTGTACGCGAAGTACGCGCTCTTCTACGCGCAGGCCGGCGCGGAGGGCAAGACCTTCCGGCCCGGGCCCACCGACCACCAGTCCTCCATCATCTCGTTGCCCAACGGCCTGGAGGACCAGCTACCCGCCCCGCTGGTCACCAAGGACAACGTCGACGACAAGGCCCTGTGGGGCAACACCGTCGGCCGGTAGCCCACCGCACCCCCACACGCACGATCTCGAGGAGCCCACATGTCCCGCGACAACCTGAGCCGCCGTCAACTGATCAGGGCCGCAGCCATAGCCGGTGGCGCGGTGGCGTTCGGCCTGCCCCAGGTCCTGCTGGCCGACTCCGCGCAGGCGTACACGGTCCCGTCCAAGATGGACTGGTGGTACCAGGCGCGGTTCGGCATGTTCATCCACTTCGGGTCCTACAGCTACCACGGCCAGGGCGAGTGGGCGTTCTCCACCGAGAACTGGACGAAGGCCAACTACCAGACCCAGGTGACGGCACCGTTCAACCCGACCTCCTTCAACGCCGACACCATCGCGGATCTCGCCAAGAACGCGGGCATGAAGTACCTGGTGATCACCGCGAAGCACCACGAGGGCTTCGCAATGTACGACTCCGCCGTGGCGAGCTTCACCGACACCACCGGCACCAAGCCCTACACCCTGCCGAAGTACACCGCCTACCAGAACGACCTGCTGGCCGCGCTCAAGACCGCCTGCGAGTCCCGCGGCATCAAGTTCGGGCTCTACTACTCGATCATGGACTGGTGTCACAGCTCGCAGACCGTCAACCAGACCACGAACTACACCAACATGGCGTCGTTCGGCGCGCGGTCGGCGTACATCACCGACATGAAGGCGCAGCTGCAGGAGCTGCTCAACAGGTACGACCCGGCCATCCTGTGGTTCGACGGCGACTGGTGCGCCAACCCCGCGACCCCCACCCTCACCGA encodes:
- a CDS encoding amidohydrolase family protein; this encodes MRIDAHQHVWELARRPQTWLDAPELTAIRRDFGPADLAPRARAARIERTVLVQVLPDVAETREFLALAAVDPLIAGVVGWADLTSPGMADTLAELREGPGGDLLVGVRHLVQGEADPDWLARPDVRRGLRTVGEAALCYDLLTLPHQLPSAIEAVRALPEQPFVLDHLSKPPIARGELEPWAGRLRELAREPNVFCKLSGLVTEADPDAWTVADLRPYAETALDAFGPDRIMFGSDWPVCLLAATYEQVVNAAEELTAHLAPHEREQVFGGTAARCYGIA
- a CDS encoding sugar ABC transporter substrate-binding protein, with product MRLRSSGIAATAGAAVLLAGITGCTSSATGQQEPSGQRKIGIDLPRDDSDFWKAYERYLRADITEQSVRTLPITNSQGGAEQLRANLEGFQRAHAKAVVMAPQATQNIEGLDALLLRGVSVISVDTEPEHGSVYMVVRANNVEYGVKACRFLGKQLKGKGKVAELQGALSSINAYDRSRGFATCMKNEFPGIQVIELATDWEGDIASAKLRTTLAANPDLGGIYLQAGGVFLQPTLALLQQKGLLRPAGQPGHIAIVSNDGIPQELDAIRRGDIDATVSQPADLYAKYALFYAQAGAEGKTFRPGPTDHQSSIISLPNGLEDQLPAPLVTKDNVDDKALWGNTVGR